One stretch of Gouania willdenowi chromosome 16, fGouWil2.1, whole genome shotgun sequence DNA includes these proteins:
- the paqr7b gene encoding membrane progestin receptor alpha-B, translated as MATVVMEQIGRLFINVQQLRQIPPLLESAFPTLPCTVKKADVPWVFRERNILAGYRQTDQSWRYYFLTLFQRHNETLNVWTHLLAALIILVKWQEISETVDFLRDPHAQPLFIVLLAAFTYLSFSALAHLLSAKSEFSYYTFYFLDYVGVAVYQYGSALAHYYYAIEEGLHTKVQGFFLPAAAFLAWLTCFGCCYGKYASPRLSKLTLKLFQVVPSALAYCLDISPVVHRIYSCYQESCSDSVVAYHFYHVLFFLISAYFFCCPHPESFFPGRCDFIGQGHQIFHVFVVVCTLTQIEALRTDFTERRPLYERLHGDLAHDAVALFIFTACCSALTAFYVRKRVRASFDEKEE; from the coding sequence ATGGCAACGGTGGTGATGGAGCAGATTGGTCGGCTCTTCATCAACGTGCAGCAGCTGCGACAGATCCCCCCGCTGCTGGAGTCGGCCTTCCCCACGCTGCCTTGCACTGTAAAGAAGGCAGACGTTCCCTGGGTTTTCCGAGAGCGCAACATCCTGGCCGGCTACCGGCAGACGGACCAAAGCTGGCGCTACTACTTCCTCACCCTCTTCCAAAGACACAATGAGACTCTGAACGTGTGGACCCACCTGCTCGCTGCCCTGATCATTCTGGTGAAGTGGCAGGAGATCTCAGAGACGGTGGACTTCCTGAGAGACCCTCACGCTCAGCCTCTATTCATCGTGCTCCTGGCGGCCTTCACCTACCTCTCCTTCAGCGCCCTTGCCCACCTCCTCTCTGCCAAATCTGAATTCTCATACTACACCTTCTACTTCCTCGACTACGTAGGAGTGGCTGTGTACCAATATGGAAGTGCCCTGGCGCATTACTACTACGCTATAGAGGAAGGGTTGCACACTAAGGTTCAAGGCTTCTTCTTACCGGCTGCAGCATTCTTGGCTTGGCTGACTTGCTTCGGATGCTGCTACGGCAAGTACGCTAGTCCAAGGCTGTCCAAGTTAACCCTCAAGCTCTTCCAAGTGGTTCCCTCAGCCTTGGCGTATTGCTTAGACATCAGTCCAGTGGTCCACCGCATTTACAGCTGCTACCAGGAGAGCTGCTCCGACTCAGTCGTGGCGTACCACTTCTACCACGTGCTCTTCTTTCTCATCAGCGCCTACTTCTTCTGCTGCCCCCACCCAGAGAGTTTCTTCCCCGGCAGGTGTGACTTTATCGGCCAGGGCCATCAGATCTTCCACGTGTTCGTGGTGGTGTGCACCCTGACGCAGATCGAAGCCCTCCGAACAGACTTCACAGAGCGCCGGCCCCTCTACGAGCGGCTACACGGAGATCTGGCACACGACGCCGTTGCACTCTTCATCTTCACTGCCTGCTGCAGCGCCCTCACTGCTTTTTACGTGCGCAAACGTGTCCGTGCCTCCTTTGACGAGAAGGAGGAGtga
- the stmn1b gene encoding stathmin 1b yields the protein MESLEDIQVKELNKRASGQAFEVILSPSNPNSKIDFLLSPTKRKEISLDEIQCKLEAAEERRKSQQAEVLKHLAEKRDHEKEVIQKAMEENTKFSKLAEEKLNQKMEANKENLNALKAAQCEKFKENDKKLEEVKKNKEAKNEKQM from the exons ATATTCAAGTGAAGGAGCTGAACAAGCGTGCATCAGGCCAAGCTTTTGAGGTCATCCTCAGCCCTTCAAACCCTAATTCCAAGATTGATTTTCTTCTATCTCCAACTAAGAGAAAGGAAATCTCCCTGGATGAGATTCAATGTAAACTAGAGGCTGCAGAGGAAAGACGCAAG AGCCAGCAGGCAGAAGTGCTGAAACATCTGGCAGAGAAACGAGACCATGAAAAAGAGGTCATTCAGAAGGCCATGGAAGAAAACACCAAATTCAGCAAATTGGCAGAAGAGAAGCTCAATCAAAAGATGGAGGCAAACAAAGAGAACCTTAATGCACTCAAGGCAGCGCAATGTGAAAAATTCAAGGAGAAC GACAAAAAACTGGAGGAGGTGAAGAAGAACAAGGAGGCCAAGAATGAAAAGCAAATGTAA